CACTCAACGTTTTGGAGGGTTTGCGCGCCACACCTCGTCTTGTTTACAGTTAGCAAAATGTTGACTATTAATAGTATAGCACCTAATTTACAGAATGTTGACTATTAATTGGGTATTTTATCTTTCCGTAAAACGACCGTTTTACGAACTTGCCAACTAACTCTCTAAATTTACAGCAAAAATAATAGCCTATCCGAAAAGTGTCATTCCTTTCCAAAGTTGAGTGATTGAGCCATTCAAGTCTTATCTTAATGCACTAAGTGCTTTGACGTGGCCCCTGGTCACACGTTCCGTACGTTATGGCCATTCCAAAGCAAAGTGCCTTGGTGAACCATTCTCAATCATCGCTTAAGTGGCCGTTTATAATGATGTTATAAACGGCCACTACGCTATAGAAGAGGAAACTTAATTACTAGTAAAAATTGCTTTAGTTATTTATTGGATATTTTAATTTCTAGATTTTTTCAGCAAGAAATTATTATCGTATGTTTTTCAACGATAGCAGAAAATTTTATTGTGTTAAGTGGCCACTTATAGTATAGTTATAAGTGGCCACTTAAACGGAGCATAGTTATGAAGATTACTGGGCGTGATCGAGAGCAAAAAAAACTAGATGAATTTTATCATTCTAATCGATCAGAGTTTATGGCCGTATACGGACGCCGCCGCGTAGGAAAAACTTACTTAATAAAAAATTACTTTAAAACCAAAGATTGTGTCTTCTTTTCAACAACGGGTATAGATCAAGGCTCTTTCAAGACGCAACGCACCGTGTTTTGTACTGAATTAAGTCGACAGCTATTTCATAATATACCGATAGCAATACCCACTTCATGGCTCAAGATTTTTGAGATACTTGATCAGGCAATTAATGAAAGTAAGAAAAAATTTATCATTTTCCTAGATGAATTGCCGTGGATGACCACACCAAAATCACAATTATTAGAGACCATAGAATATTTCTGGAATCAACATTGGAGTCATACAAAAAAAGTCAAATTGATCATTTGCGGATCATTATCTTCCTGGATTATTCGCCATGTAATTGAAAATACAGGCGGTTTTTATCATCGAGTTACCTTTCGATTAAAAATAGAACCCTTTAACTTATCACAAACTCGTTCATTTTTGGAAATTGGATCAGGCATTAATTTAACAAATGCTCAAATATTGAAACTATATTCAGTAATGGGAGGGATACCTTTATACCTTGAGCAAATTAAAAAAGGAAGATCAGCAGATCAACTAATAGACGATATTTGCTTTAATAAAGAAGGACTGCTTTTTGATGAAATGGAAGAATTAGTTAAATCATTATTTAAGAATTCTTCTCAATACATGGATATTATTCGCGAAATTGCAAAACATCGGTATGGAATTGATAAACGAAACCTCGCAAAAAAAGTTAATATAGCTTACGGAGGGAGATTAACAACTCGACTTAAAGAATTAGAAGACGCTGGATTCATTATTTCATTTTTACCTTATCAACATAAAGAAAAGGGAATTTATTATCGTATTATTGATGAATATACCATGTTCTATTTTTCATGGATTGAGCCTAATATCAGATCAATAAAACGGCTGTCCTCTTCATCTGGATATTGGCTAGTAAAATCAAAAGAAAGTAGCTTTCAAGCATGGAAAGGTTACACATTTGAATCAATATGCTATAAACATATTAGTGAAATAGTAAACACCCTTAATATACCCAAAACAAGCTCTGTTTATTCATGGCGATATGCACCGCAAGCAAAGTCAAAAGAATTTGGTGCTCAAATTGATTTATTATTTGACCGTAATGATGATGCAATCACGTTATGCGAAATAAAATATACTGACAAACCCTATAGTATCGACAAACAATATGCAGGATTACTAAAGAATAAAATTAAAATATTTCAAGAAAAAACAAGAACCACAAAACAATTATTTTTTATCATGGTTTCAGCCAATGGTATTAAAAAAAACAAATACTCTGATGAGCTGATTGATGGCCTAGTAACATTAGATGATTTATTTACTGATAATGATTAACTTGATCTAGTAAGGAGACTATTATGACAACGGAAACCGAATTACAACCTAAGTTAACGCATCGGTTAAAAGCCGAATTTAATACTTTAATTAAAGTCATTTTCTGTGTCGAACCTATTCTCGTGAATATTTTTGCTATTATATTTTGTGTCGGTGTTCTTTTTTTACTAAATCAACCAGAGCTAATGCCTAATATGGGTCACTATCATCAGTACTTAATTATTGGCGTTAAATTTTTATTGGCGCTACAAATTATTCGCTCATCCAGTAAATCACTGATTTTGCCTCTAAGCGCCATTTTAATTGCCATTGCCGGGATCACTCTACATCTTAATTATTCGATGCATTTTCCCGTTTCAGTGAATGAGTTAAAAGAATTACTCGTTGTTGGGATCTTAGGAGTTTGTGTTTGTTGTTTTTATTTAAGATAAAGATCACACTGGTTCACCCAAAATAAGATTTAATAGTCGATTGCCACTGACTATTTTTACCGTATGATTGGCAATAAACCGTTTACTTTTTTCACCGGTTCGGCCTGTATGAATAAAAAAACCACCACCTGCTTGCTGCATTTCAACAAGCTGACAAAACTCTCGTACGTGTTGAGGATTAATCGCATTCCGATAACGTTTGGCCTGAATTAAAATAGTTTGTCCTACGGAATTTATTACTATTCCATCGATCCCACCATCTCCAGTATGTCGTTTATTGCGTTTGACTCTGAATTGACGTTCTTTAAAACACAGCAATAACATTTCTTCAAACACAAACGGATCAATGTTTCTTAAGATCCCAATTAAATATTCAGGTGGATATTGCTGATCCAGAGAACGTAATCGCTGTAATTCTAATTTTGCTTGGCGGATAACTTTTCTATGACGAGATGAGGGCTTTATCTGATATTGATAGAGATGATACAACCAATCTGAAAAATATTTCATTATCGTTGTCCTCTTAAGACGCTGATATAATAACGATACTTATCGAGTACTTTTTGACTGTAATGCATATTATAATAAGGGGTATGAGAATGATAATTACCAACACCTTGTGATAAGTCATGACCAGAAGCAATGCTCATTCCTAAGATCCAAGCCCCTACCTCAACATTTTTGCACGCGTTAAACTCTAAATCATTCCAGGTAAATCCATAGGGAGCAATTTTAGGTAACCACGAGGTATTGATCTGCATGGGTCCTAAATCATAGGTACCATTATTATTTTTACTGGCGACACCGACATGACCATTTTCAGTTTTTAATACGGAGATGATCAAAATAGCCGGTACGCGATATTCTACCGCCGCACGATTAATACATTGAATAGGAACATCATTGATGATTAAAGTGGGTAACATTTTCCTATCCTACAATAAATCAAAATCATCGCTATTCTCATCCACTACCTTCTTTTCTACAAGGCTATCTAATAGAAAAGCATTATTGACGTCTTCCTCAACATAATTCCACTCATGTGTGTTGGTTAATTGATCGGATTGAGTTGGTGCGACTAACTCTGCACGTTGTTTTAAAATGGGATCATTAAAATAAAATCGCTTCCGAGATAAAATAGGCTTTGTGCCTGTTTTAAAAATAATCGCTTGCTCGTAGGGTAATCGCATTAATTCATCCGGGGTGAGTAGTGATCGTTTATGGTCTTGATCACTAGTATTAATGTGATTGAGCGATAAACTCAATCGATTACCTGAATAATTTTTTTGTTTTTTAGTAATAGTTTGACTTCCCAACATATCAGAAAAATGTTTTGCCGTTTCCAATTTATTGGGTGCGTAAATCACGGTTACATCACAACTGGACAAAATCGATTGATGATACCCGTATTCATTGTAGATTTGAGACAAATCTTGGCAGATCAATAACGTTTTTACGCCATAGCCTGCTGTATACGCTAAGGCCGATTCAAAAAAAGCCAATTTTCCGAGTTGAGGAAATTCATCCATCAATAATAATGTCGGTGCACGATGTTGAGAGCGTTGTTCAGGTGGGATCCATTGCTCAGTAAAGCGTCCTAATAATTGACTTAGAAAAAGGCGAACTAATGGTCTTAAACGATGTTTATCGGAAGGCGGCATATTAATATAAAGTGAAATGGATTGTTCGGGATCCAACAGATCCGTTAATTTAAAATCACTTTCTCGAATATTATTAGCGACAATGGGATCGCGATATAATTTTAAGCAGCGTTTGACGGTGGAGGTGATCCCCGTTCGCTCCCCGTCTGTGCGATGAAGCATGTCTTTCGCACTCGATAATACCACAGGATGAGTTTTGGTCGGTGAGCCAGTATGTGGATCGAGCCAACCCATGTTTCCTTCTGGATCATGAATTGTATTCGCCATCAGGGTAAATAATTCTTTTTCATTTAACTGGGAATGTGAAATAAATTCTCTAACCCCAGCTAAGGATTTGTTTTTTTCAACATAGAGCACATGCAAAATTAACGCAACTAATAAATCATTAGCGGTATCTGTCCAATGATCAGAGCGCCCTCTGCCATCAGGATCAGCAATTGGAGTGCACCCAATTTCATGGACAAGCAACTCTATAATATTCCCGCTTGAATTTCAAATGTGTTAGGGGATAAATAATTTAAAAAGCTATGACGCCGAAAATTATTATAAAACGCTTCGATATATTCAAACACAGCCATCCTAGCTTCTTCACGAGTTAAAAATGAATAATGAAAAACACATTCCTTTTTAAGCGTCGCAAAAAAACTTTCACTCACACTATTATCCCAGCAATTACCTTTACGACTCATGCTAGCAGTAATATTAAATTTCTCGAGTAGATTCTTGAATTGGATCGAGCAATATTGGCTGCCTCTATCCGAATGAAAATACCGGGGTGCTTTCATTCTTCGCCTAAACAAGGCCATCATCATCGCATCACAAACAGCCTCACTCGTTAAACGTGGACTCATTGCCCAACCAATCACTTTACGCGAAAATATATCAATAATAACCGTCAAATAAAGCCAACCTTCACGGGTATAAATATACGTGATGTCAGAGACCCAACATTCACTGCAATTAACCACGGTAAATTGACGATTAAGGGTATTATCAGCCACTTTCAATGAATGTTTTGATGACGTGGTTGCCTTGTATTTTCGTAATGTTTTGGGCTTTAGTTCAGCGGTTTTCATCAAACGTAGAACGCGATTCTTGCTGCAATTTATGGCATCCTTGCGTAATTCATGATGTATACTACGATAACCATAGGTCTCACGGCTTTGCTGAAATACGTCGTTTATTTTAACCAATAAATCAGCATTGCTTAGCGCTCGTTGACTCACCTCTCTGCTTTGCCAAGCGTAATAACCACTACGACTTACTTTAAGCACTTTACACAAAAGCTGAATACTATGGTTCATTTTTTCTTGCTCAATAAAGTGATACCTTATTTCTGCTCGTTGATGAAGAACTTTGCTGCCTTTTTTAATATTTCCCGCTCCTCCTTTAAGCGGGCTATCTCTTTTTTCGCTGACAGTAATTCACTCACCAAATCTTCTTTATTCACTAGGCTAGTAGAAATTTCATCTTGACCTTGCCTTGCTTGGTTAGTCCATGAATAAAGCAATGATTCTTTTATGCCTAAATCACGCGCCACCTGCGCTATCGCTTTTTCTGACCTTAAGGCTAAATTCACCGCCTCTTGTTTAAAGCTTTTCTCATATCTCTTCTTTGACATCTTAACACCTCGTTTCTTTTCGGTAGTTTAACAACTTTTCTGTCTACTGAAACGGGTGCACTCCATTTATTGGTTTCTTGACAGGCTGGACCTATTGGCTTGCATTTTTAATTGGTCCGGCATCTGAAGTGCTTGCTGCGGGAACTTTTTTGCATGTCTGGTTTCCCACCATTTCTCTTTGGGAATTTTGTTTAAGTGTTGCCATCTTGATGACCATCATTAATTTAATAAGCGCACATTTTTTTGGTGAGGTAGAATTTTGGTTAAGTCTTGTCAAAATTATTGCCTTACTAAGTTTTATTATTATGGGTGTCACTGCACTTGGGTTCCATACGAATTCCGTGGTTTCTTTAAAGAATTTTACAGAGATGGGTGGTTTTGCTCCGCATGGAATGGTGGGGGTTTTCAGTGCCATGATGTTAGTTATTTTTGCTTACGGTGGTACCGAAGCAATTGGAACTGCTGCTGAAGAAAGTCAAAATCCAGAAAAGAATTTGCCAAAAGTATTAAAGGGGACAGTGGTGCGCATTGTAGTGTTATACATAGTTTCAATTGCAGTGTTACTCGCTATTTTACCTTGGGATCAAGCAGGACTAAGTCAAAGTCCTTTTGTGACAGCTTTTATGATTTTAGGTGGGAATAAATATGGCGCAGTATTAAGCAATATGATGAGTTTTGTGGTTTTGACTGCGGCTCTTTCTTGTATTGATACGGGAATATTTGCAAGCTCACGAATGTTGTTTTCTTTAGCGCGAAAGGGATATTTTCCGAAAATATTTGGCAGAACACATGTTAAAACAAAAACGCCTATTCCTGCGATTATTGCTAGTAGTTGTGTTCTCTATTTGGGAGTACTAGCTGCGGTATATTTGCCAAACGCTTACGCATGGTTGGCTAGCTTATCTGGTTTTGGTTTTTTATTTGCGTGGCTAATGATTGTCTTAAGTCAAAGCAGAATTCGTAACATTCTCCTGCAACAAGATCCCAGTAAATTAAAATGGATGGCTCCTTTCTATCCCTACTCGCAAATTTTAGCTGTAGCATTAATGTGTAGTCTATTTGTAGGTGCTGCATTCAGCAAAGATGGCAGAATTATTTTGATCGCAGGTGCAGTTTGGCTTGTTTTTGCGAGTGTACATTATTTTGTGTTAGCCCAATTTAGGACCGTAATTCCAACCCAATGATACCGCGTCGCACGCTCCCTAACACTGGGCCTAATTGGTGAAAATATTGAATGTTGTTTGCATGACGTTTGAACTTGTTAAGCAAATTAATGATCGCCGTCATCAATCTAAATTCGCTTTGCTCATAACGCTCAAACGCATTCTGCTTTAAATGCCTCCTTTTAATATTAGCGGCCATCGCTTACCCACACAATCTGTGGATAAGTTGCTATCGCTAATATTATGATTGCAGAGCAAATTTAGCTCTCAAACTGTAGATTTACACGGATAGGGTCGATACCCCAATTATTTCTCAATATTTTCACGTTCATAATTCATTAAAAAAAAGGTGATCAAGGGGTCAATAATTCGATAAACACCACTATCATTTTTTTCAATATAATCTTCCTGCTCTAAATTGCTCATTGCCTTCACTATTGATGATCCCGCCATTTTTGTAATGGCTTGCGCAGATTTCCCTGTTAATTCTTGGGTGGCTTGGGTGGCGATTAAGGTTAAAACTTTTAACTGTCCTCCACTAAGATTTGATAATGCTGCCCTTAAATCTTTAGCCCGCTGTTTTATAAAAAAATCCCATGCGTTTTCTACATTGGTAGCGCTTGGTGATGATTTATAATTTATACTAAGGCGCCATAAGTAATAGCATAAGTTATATACTCGCTTGGGATGCAATTCAGAGCATTGGAATATTTTATCTATCGCCTCATCCGATAATTTCTTACCCCATGTTTTTGTGGCAACGTTATTAATATATTTTTCATAACAGGATGTTTGGATTCTATCCAAAACTATTCTTTCACATAACTCATACATAGGTTGTGATCTGTCATTAAATAAATGAGAAAGAATTTTTCGATTACTACCAGAAAAAATAAGCACCAAATTTCTTGATGTTTGGGCAAAACTTCTAATAGCTCCTTGTAGTTGAATTCCCAGATCAATTGAGTAAATTTCTTGAAACTCATCAATAAATATTACTGCCCTTAAACCTCTTTTCCCCAGCACATGATCTAATAATTCAAAGGCTGTTACTATATTATCAAGGGGATCTTCCAAATCTGGTTCTAGCTCTATGCCGACGATTCCCTTAAAACCTAATGTCCATTTTTTATTCTTTAAGCTAAAGAAGCGTTGTACTAATCTTAATAACTGATCATTTTTTGTTGATATTTTTTTTAATAAACTGGCAATTGTTTTTAAAAGTTTTTTTTCAATTGAATTTATTGACAAGGCCAAATGAAGATCAATGCAAGCATAGGGATATTTTAATTTTTCCAGTGTATTAATAACCAAGCTTGTTTTCCCAAATCGTCGCGGCGCAAGGATTAGCGTATGGTGATTAGATTGAATGTTTCCAACTAACCAAGTCATTTCATTTTCTCTACCAAGAAAAGCACTTCCTTTGGCAATGCCCTGAGGAAAATAATCTTCTACTTTTGTCAATTCCATGAATACACCGATTAGTTTATAGTAAATTAGCCGATAAGCTAATTGCTAATTAGCTAACTGTCAAGTGTTTTGTGAATGAAGCAGTAATAGATCTTGTGCCGAAAAGGCAATAGAATCAGGATATAACAGAAAAGTCAACTGCCAAACTTTTAAAATGATAGCTCCTGATCCTATTTATTATACTCGTTTTTCCCAGCCAAACATTTGTTTAGCTTATTCAATTACAAATTATCTATTTTGATATAAATATTTTTACCCGTATATTTAGCCACTTTAGCAATTGAATGTAATGTAATTGAGGTATTTTCAGGATCGAGTAATCGATCGAGCTCAGAACGACTGGTGTGCAATGCTTTTGCTAACGCGGTTTTAGTTACTTTTTTTTCTTCCATGTTTTCTTTTAATAAATGTGAAATGACACGTTTAATCGCAAGCACTTGTGCAGCAGCGAGCTCGCCCTCTTCTTCTAAGAAATCATCGAAACTTGAACCAATATGTAAATTTTGCTTTTTCATTTCATCACCTCTTTTTTGCGATGGAGTGCCAAATTAAGATCATCTGAGGGTGTTTTTTGTGTTTTTTTGATGAGCCCATGTAATAAAACAATTTGATTGTCATGCAATACCATAATGACCCGCGCAATACGTTTTGAAGGTAATTGACTGCGGATCTCCCAAAGTCCATGGCCTAAACTTCGTACCAATGGCATGCCTAAAGGCCAACCGAATTGGACGGTTTTAATGTCTTCACCAATAATCTTGCGATCTTCTTTAGGCAACGATTTAAGCCATTCTTTTACCGGTTCATTTCCTGATTGAGTACGATAAAAGTAAGCATTTAATTGTTTCATTATTGAATAGTACCAAAAAAGGTTCCATTTGTCAATTTGTGGCGGGTTGGCTTATACGTTTAGCTCCTTAGAATTTGATGATCTCAGTAAGCCAGACCCCTTTATTACTATTAGCGGCAATCCTTTACCCACACAAACTGTGGATAAGGTTGTGAGAAAGAGTTTGGCAGATGGCAACGTGCCTTGATGATCCTAGGGTAGCGTATTAATGTTCAAAAAATGACCAAATAAAGATAAGCTGTTTACAAGTGGGTGAGTGGAACGTCAATAAAAGGTAGATAAATGGTATCAATGAACAGGTTAACCCACGTGTTTTCAGTGTTTGATGGGCAAATTAGGCCAGAAATACTTAAAATAATGAAAAATAACGCCGAGATTAGTGTTTTATGAGGGTCAATGACACCGTGTGAGATTTTGACTACTGTGAA
This genomic window from Legionellales bacterium contains:
- a CDS encoding AAA family ATPase, with protein sequence MKITGRDREQKKLDEFYHSNRSEFMAVYGRRRVGKTYLIKNYFKTKDCVFFSTTGIDQGSFKTQRTVFCTELSRQLFHNIPIAIPTSWLKIFEILDQAINESKKKFIIFLDELPWMTTPKSQLLETIEYFWNQHWSHTKKVKLIICGSLSSWIIRHVIENTGGFYHRVTFRLKIEPFNLSQTRSFLEIGSGINLTNAQILKLYSVMGGIPLYLEQIKKGRSADQLIDDICFNKEGLLFDEMEELVKSLFKNSSQYMDIIREIAKHRYGIDKRNLAKKVNIAYGGRLTTRLKELEDAGFIISFLPYQHKEKGIYYRIIDEYTMFYFSWIEPNIRSIKRLSSSSGYWLVKSKESSFQAWKGYTFESICYKHISEIVNTLNIPKTSSVYSWRYAPQAKSKEFGAQIDLLFDRNDDAITLCEIKYTDKPYSIDKQYAGLLKNKIKIFQEKTRTTKQLFFIMVSANGIKKNKYSDELIDGLVTLDDLFTDND
- a CDS encoding restriction endonuclease — translated: MKYFSDWLYHLYQYQIKPSSRHRKVIRQAKLELQRLRSLDQQYPPEYLIGILRNIDPFVFEEMLLLCFKERQFRVKRNKRHTGDGGIDGIVINSVGQTILIQAKRYRNAINPQHVREFCQLVEMQQAGGGFFIHTGRTGEKSKRFIANHTVKIVSGNRLLNLILGEPV
- a CDS encoding lytic transglycosylase domain-containing protein translates to MLPTLIINDVPIQCINRAAVEYRVPAILIISVLKTENGHVGVASKNNNGTYDLGPMQINTSWLPKIAPYGFTWNDLEFNACKNVEVGAWILGMSIASGHDLSQGVGNYHSHTPYYNMHYSQKVLDKYRYYISVLRGQR
- a CDS encoding type IV secretory system conjugative DNA transfer family protein produces the protein MLVHEIGCTPIADPDGRGRSDHWTDTANDLLVALILHVLYVEKNKSLAGVREFISHSQLNEKELFTLMANTIHDPEGNMGWLDPHTGSPTKTHPVVLSSAKDMLHRTDGERTGITSTVKRCLKLYRDPIVANNIRESDFKLTDLLDPEQSISLYINMPPSDKHRLRPLVRLFLSQLLGRFTEQWIPPEQRSQHRAPTLLLMDEFPQLGKLAFFESALAYTAGYGVKTLLICQDLSQIYNEYGYHQSILSSCDVTVIYAPNKLETAKHFSDMLGSQTITKKQKNYSGNRLSLSLNHINTSDQDHKRSLLTPDELMRLPYEQAIIFKTGTKPILSRKRFYFNDPILKQRAELVAPTQSDQLTNTHEWNYVEEDVNNAFLLDSLVEKKVVDENSDDFDLL
- a CDS encoding IS3 family transposase, with the protein product MTVSEKRDSPLKGGAGNIKKGSKVLHQRAEIRYHFIEQEKMNHSIQLLCKVLKVSRSGYYAWQSREVSQRALSNADLLVKINDVFQQSRETYGYRSIHHELRKDAINCSKNRVLRLMKTAELKPKTLRKYKATTSSKHSLKVADNTLNRQFTVVNCSECWVSDITYIYTREGWLYLTVIIDIFSRKVIGWAMSPRLTSEAVCDAMMMALFRRRMKAPRYFHSDRGSQYCSIQFKNLLEKFNITASMSRKGNCWDNSVSESFFATLKKECVFHYSFLTREEARMAVFEYIEAFYNNFRRHSFLNYLSPNTFEIQAGIL
- a CDS encoding transposase yields the protein MSKKRYEKSFKQEAVNLALRSEKAIAQVARDLGIKESLLYSWTNQARQGQDEISTSLVNKEDLVSELLSAKKEIARLKEEREILKKAAKFFINEQK
- a CDS encoding amino acid permease is translated as MTGWTYWLAFLIGPASEVLAAGTFLHVWFPTISLWEFCLSVAILMTIINLISAHFFGEVEFWLSLVKIIALLSFIIMGVTALGFHTNSVVSLKNFTEMGGFAPHGMVGVFSAMMLVIFAYGGTEAIGTAAEESQNPEKNLPKVLKGTVVRIVVLYIVSIAVLLAILPWDQAGLSQSPFVTAFMILGGNKYGAVLSNMMSFVVLTAALSCIDTGIFASSRMLFSLARKGYFPKIFGRTHVKTKTPIPAIIASSCVLYLGVLAAVYLPNAYAWLASLSGFGFLFAWLMIVLSQSRIRNILLQQDPSKLKWMAPFYPYSQILAVALMCSLFVGAAFSKDGRIILIAGAVWLVFASVHYFVLAQFRTVIPTQ
- a CDS encoding ATP-binding protein — encoded protein: MELTKVEDYFPQGIAKGSAFLGRENEMTWLVGNIQSNHHTLILAPRRFGKTSLVINTLEKLKYPYACIDLHLALSINSIEKKLLKTIASLLKKISTKNDQLLRLVQRFFSLKNKKWTLGFKGIVGIELEPDLEDPLDNIVTAFELLDHVLGKRGLRAVIFIDEFQEIYSIDLGIQLQGAIRSFAQTSRNLVLIFSGSNRKILSHLFNDRSQPMYELCERIVLDRIQTSCYEKYINNVATKTWGKKLSDEAIDKIFQCSELHPKRVYNLCYYLWRLSINYKSSPSATNVENAWDFFIKQRAKDLRAALSNLSGGQLKVLTLIATQATQELTGKSAQAITKMAGSSIVKAMSNLEQEDYIEKNDSGVYRIIDPLITFFLMNYERENIEK
- a CDS encoding XRE family transcriptional regulator; this translates as MKKQNLHIGSSFDDFLEEEGELAAAQVLAIKRVISHLLKENMEEKKVTKTALAKALHTSRSELDRLLDPENTSITLHSIAKVAKYTGKNIYIKIDNL
- a CDS encoding type II toxin-antitoxin system RelE/ParE family toxin; the encoded protein is MKQLNAYFYRTQSGNEPVKEWLKSLPKEDRKIIGEDIKTVQFGWPLGMPLVRSLGHGLWEIRSQLPSKRIARVIMVLHDNQIVLLHGLIKKTQKTPSDDLNLALHRKKEVMK